From Candidatus Eisenbacteria bacterium:
CTTCGCCGCCCTGCATACGATACCGAGTTATATCGGCGATAACACTTTCATGTGGGTCTACACTTGGTTTGAAAATCCTCATCATGAAATTGAGATCCGTCTGCGTGGAACATTACTCGACGATGAAATTGATTGGGAAATGCAGATCAGCGACGACCAGGCGAACCCTCCACTGGATCAGGCCACCTGGTTTTCCGGCCGCTCGCATATCGTTGAGGATCGCGGTTACTGGATCTTGAACAATCTTGAGAATGGAGAAGCGGCACCGGCGATACGAATCGATTGGAAAGTAGAAGCAGAAGATCAAAAGGAGCTGAGTCTCGAGGTGATCGAAGCCGGTAACGAGATCTTTGGCGACACATTGTCTTATCTGCAGGAGGGAGTGATTGTCACGGTGGCGTTTTATGACGCATCCGAAAATGTTACGGCAGATATGACCTGGAACGAAGAGACCGGCGCCGGCAGTCTGCAGGCGCCGGACTACAATGGCGGCGAAAGAGCCTGCTGGGATGAGAACCTGATCGACGCTGAATGCCCGGCGGATGATCCCAGCTAAGCCGGGTGGAGATTGGAAAAGAGCCCGGGTCGAGCTGACCCGGGCCATTTGCAGCAACCTCTTCACCTTTACCTAGATGTTAATTCTTAACATATATGCTATAATATTAACGAGTTAGGGCTTTTCCTCCGCCTCCACTTGGAATGACTCCAAGCTGGAGGTTCATCGTCTAGGGGACCTTTTACTTAGAGGCCGCGTCGTAGGAGATTTCATCTATGATGAACAGCCCCATCCGGTTGCTTTGCGACCGCATGCTTTCCATCGGATCATTGATGGCGGTTTTGTTTACACTCGCTAGCTTTTTGGGTCATCCTGCATGGGGAGAGATCCTTTTCTGGCCAGCCCGTTTGGATTTTCAGGCGGGAGATGGGCCAGGGGCGATGGCCATCGGCGATCTCGACGGGGATGCGATCCCAGATATAGTGACGGCCGACCTCAATTCCGATGACATTGCCGTTCTCCTGGGGCAAGGGGACGGAACCTTCGCCCCCGCCTCCTTCTTTGGCGCGGGGGATGGACCCTGTTCCATCGCCATCGGGGACTTGGATGGGGATACCATTCCCGATCTCGCCATAGCCAATGCCTTCTCAGCCGACATCGCCGTATGCCTCGGAATGGGAGATGGAACCTTCACCGCCCCCATATTCTACGATGAAGGGAACGGACCGCGATCTGTCGCCATCGAGGACCTCGACGGAGACGATATTCCCGATCTCGCCGTCGCCGACGAAGCGTCGGGCGATGTCGCGGTTTTTTTGGGACTCGGAGACGGCGCCTTCGCCGTCCCCGCCTACATCGGCGCTGGGAGTGGTGCGTTTTCGGTCGCCATCGGCGATCTTGACGGCGATACTTTTCCTGATTTGGCGGTAGCGGTCCGGAACCTCGACGCCGTCGCGGTGCTCCTGGGAAATGGAGATGGGACTTTTACGGCCGCCGATTTCTTTTATGTAAACGATGAACCTGTCTTTGTGGCGATCGATGATCTCGACGGTGATGAGATCCCCGATCTCGCCGTCGCGGATTATGCTGCGGACAATATTGCCATACTCATGGGTCAAGGCGATGGGACTTTCACAAATCCCGGTTTCTTTGATGCGGGTATAAACCCCGTTTCCGTCGCCATCCGGGATTTCGATGGGGATGAGATTCCCGATCTTGCCGTCGCCGCCGAAGCCGCAGGCAGCATCGGCGTTCTTCTCGGACTGGGAGACGGCACTTTCTCGGCCGCAACCTTCTATGGCTCCGGTGACGGGACGGCCTTCGTCGCCACCGATGATCTCAACGGAGACCATGTCCCTGACCTTGCAACGGCCAACTCCGGGATAAACACTATCTCTGTCTTTCTCGGGCTTGGGGATGGAACCTTCGCCACAGCGCCTGTCACTACTTCAGGTGATGGATCAATTGCCGTAGCCATCGATGACTTCGATGGAGATGGAATTTCTGATGCCGCGGTGGCCGACTATAATTCCGACAATATCTCGGTGCTCCTGGGAGCGGGCGATGGCTCTTTTACCGTCGCCGGACAGTTTCCTTCAGGGGATGGACCCCATTCCATCGCCGCCCGCGATCTCAACGGGGACACCATCCCCGACCTCGTGACGGCGAATATTTGGGCTCATCAGATAGCGGTGCTGCTGGGATTGGGCGACGGAACCTTTGCAGATGCTGACTTATACAATGCAGGTACATATCCCTCATCCGTAGCCATCGGTGATCTCGATGGGAACAGCACCCCCGACCTCGCCGTGGTGAACCGCAACTCGGACAACATCGCTGTCTTCTCGGGCGTGGGGGATGGGACATTCACACTGACAGCCTATTTCAGCACAGGAGACGGACCGACCTCTATCGCCATCGTGGATCTCAATGGGGATGATTTACCCGATCTTGTGGAAACCAATGTCAACTCCAACAATATCGGGGTGCTGTTGGGACAGGTCCTCGGCGGCTTTGCTCCGGTTGTCTTCTATGCCGCAGGGGACGGGCCTTTTGCCATTGCCGCCGGCGATCTCAACGGAGACACCATCCCCGACATTGTCGCCGCGAACGATTATTCCGGGGATATCGCCGTATTCCTGGGATTGGGGGATGGCTCATTTGAGACGGCGGTCCTCTACCGCACGGGCGATGGACCCTTCTCCGTCGCCATCGGAGATCTCGATGGTGATGAAAATCCGGATCTCGCCGTAGCCTGCGGGCGGTCGGATAACATCCTGATCCTGCAGGGACAGGGGGACGGAACATTCGCCGAGGACGCCTTCTATGGCGGTGGTGATGCCCCCCGCTCCATTGCCATCGGGAATTTTAACGGGGATACCAGCCCCGACCTTGCCGTCGCCAATCTGAACTCGAACAATTTGACGATCCTGTTGGGCGGAAGGCCGGCTTCCAGTGTCGAGAATCCGGCGGATGCCATTGCATTCCCGTTCAACGTTAAAGTATCCCCCAATCCCTTCCGGACACGGGCGGATATAACATTTGAGTTGGGCCGCTCCGCCGAAGTGCAGCTGGCTGTCTACGATATCGCCGGGCGCCGGATCGATTCCCTCCTCAATCGGACACTCCCCGCCGGAGCCCACTCCATTTCATGGCATGGTGTGCGAAATCTTGAAAAGAGAGCTTCGGGGATATATTTCATCACCCTCACCGTGGACAAGCGGATGGCATCGCGCCGCGTCATTTACCTGCGGCCCCATTCATAAAAACCATCCGGCTTTGCGGATGCGAGTTGGTCTTACCGAGCCCGGGTCGAGCTGACCCGGGCTTTCTTTTATCCCCTGCCAAAAAAATCTTCCCAGAGCATAAAAAATCCTACCGACCCCTTTACTTCGTGCCGATTATATGGTACTAATTAGGTACTAGTACTTAATAGGTACTCATTGAGCTCGAGAGAAATGAATGGAGATTGAGAGGTAACACTAACTCATGTTTGGGTTTACAAGAAAAACGGATTATGCCCTTGTGGCCCTTGTGGGCCTTGCCGAGCCCCCCGTCAAGGAGGCCGATCAGCAGAGCGCGCGGCAGATCGCTGAGCGCTTCGACCTGCCGCTGCCGGCTCTCATGGGGATTCTGAAGTGCCTCATGGGGGTCGGATTGGTGCGATCCACCCGGGGACCTCGGGGCGGCTACTCCCTCGCCCGCAAACCCGCCGACATTTCGGTGAACGATGTGGTGTCGGCCATCGAGGGTCCCGTATCGGTCACGAACTGCTGCAACGCATCCGCAACCCGGGGCGCGAGGGTTCCGGGCGACGGATCAACTCATTGCCGGATCCAGGGACGCTGCCCCATCTCGATCTCGGTGCGCGGGCTCAACCGGCAGATCGGCGATTATCTCAGCCATGTCACATTGGCCGACCTCATGCGAAACGATGGGCGGCCGTTCGCATCATCAGAACCGACCTCCCTTCACCCGGCGTCAGGTTCCCTCAAGGAGGAAGCGCAATGACCAGCTCCCAGAAAACCGTCGAGGACTTTGCTCAGCAAAAGTACAAGTACGGTTTTGTCACCGATATCGAGCAGGATTTGCTACCTCCCGGTCTCAACGAGAATATCGTTCGCGAGATTTCACGCCGCAAGGGCGAGCCGGGTTGGCTGCTCGAGTGGCGGCTCTCCGCTTATCAGACGTGGCTTGATATGAAAGAACCGCATTGGCCGAAGCTCACCTACACATCTCCAGATTATCAGGGGATTAGTTATTGGGCGGCGCCGAAGTCGGATAAAAACCGGCCGGCGCGCCTCGATGAAGTGGACCCCAAGCTGCTGGAAACGTACAAGAAGCTCGGTATCCCCCTCAACGAGCAGATGGCGCTTGCCGGTGTCGCCGTCGATGCCGTCTTTGACAGCGTCTCGGTCGCGACCACCTTCAAGGGCAAGCTCGACGAGCTCGGCATTATTTTCTGCCCTTTCTCCGAGGCCGTCCGCAAGCATCCCCACCTCGTCCGCACATACCTCGGTTCGGTCGTTCCCCGCGGCGATAATTTCTTTGCCGCCCTCAATTCTGCTGTTTTCAGCGACGGCTCGTTCGTTTACATCCCCGAAGGTGTCCGCTGTCCGATGGAGCTCTCGACCTATTTTCGGATCAATGCCTCGAAGACAGGACAATTCGAACGGACCCTCATCATCGCCGATAAGGGGGCGCAGGTCAGTTACCTTGAGGGCTGCACCGCGCCCATGCGCGACGAGAACCAGCTTCACGCCGCGGTTGTTGAGCTCGTGGCCCATGAGGATGCGCAGATCAAATACTCAACGATCCAGAATTGGTATCCCGGCGATGAGAACGGCGTCGGCGGCATATACAATTTTGTGACGAAGCGCGGGATGTGCCGGGGTGATCGCAGCCGCATCTCCTGGACCCAGGTGGAAACCGGGTCGGCTATCACCTGGAAGTACCCGAGCTGCGTGCTCAAGGGTGACGACTCGGTCGGCGAATTCCACTCGGTGGCTCTGACGAGCGGCCGCCAGCAGGCCGACACCGGCACGAAGATGATCCACATCGGGAAGAATACCCGTAGCACCATCATTTCTAAGGGGATCAGCGCGGGTCACGGCCAGAACACCTATCGGGGACTTGTCCGCGTCAACCCCGGAGCCGAAAACGCGCGCAACTATACACAATGCGATTCGATGCTAATCGGTGACCGCTGCGGCGCCCACACCTTCCCCGTCATCGATGTTCGCAACGCCTCGGCCCAAGTGGAACATGAGGCGTCGACGGCCAAGATCGGCGAGGACCAGCTCTTTTATTGCCATCAGCGCGGCATTGAAACGGAAGACGCCGTCTCAATGATCGTCAACGGTTTCTGCAAAGAAGTCTTTCGCGAACTCCCAATGGAGTTCGCTGTGGAGGCGCGCAAACTGCTCAGCGTGAGTCTCGAGGGCAGCGTCGGCTAGCAAGAGCATCGGCCAAGACAGGGCCGGTCAGGAAAGGAAGGTTTACGAGAAGATGATTGAGATCCAGAATCTGCACGCCTCCATCGGCGGCAAAGAAATATTAAAGGGAATCGACCTCGTGATCGGTTCCGGTGAGGTTCACTCGATCATGGGGCCGAACGGCTCCGGCAAGAGCACCCTCGCCCAAGTGATCGCTGGACGGGAGACCTATAACGTGACCGCCGGCAGGGTGATTCTCGACGGTAAAAATATACTGGAAATGAGCGCCGACGAGCGGGCCCGGGAGGGCGTCTTCATGGCCTTCCAGTACCCTGTTGAAATCCCCGGCGTCAGTACGCTCGAGTTTCTCAAGGCGGCCTACAACGCTAAACGCGAGCAGCACGGCCAGGAAGAGGCCGACGCCTTCGATTTTCTCTCCCTCGTTCGCGAAAAGCTCGCCGTCGTGAATATGGATGAGTCGCTTCTCCGGCGATCGGTTAATGCCGGTTTCTCCGGCGGCGAGAAGAAGAAACATGAGATCTTCCAGATGGCGGTCCTCGAACCGCGGTTCGCGATCCTTGACGAAACCGATTCAGGTCTCGACATCGACGCCCTGCGGATCGTCTCAGAGGGGATTAACCTTCTGCGCTCGCCCGAACGATCCATCCTCCTCATTACTCATTATCAGAGGCTGCTCGATTATGTAAAACCGGACAGGGTTCATGTGCTCATGGACGGGCGCATTATACAAACAGGCGGACCCGAGCTGGCGCTCGAGCTTGAGAAGTCTGGCTATGCCGGTATTGAAGAAGAAGCGGCGAGCCCGGCTTTGGGGAGTGCGTGATGACGGTCGAAACGAGAACAGCCGAGACTCCCATCGTGAGGACGCAAACCCAGAACGTCTGGCTCGATGCCGCGGATGAGCTCGCGGCCGGCCGCGGCGCCGCCGCGCCGGATTGGATCCGCCGGATCCGGGCCGAAGGGCGCTTGCGCCTGGCCGAAGTGGGCCTGCCGGGACCCCACGACGAGGATTGGCGTTTAACGAATGGTAAACCGATCACGGAAGGCCGTTTCCGCATTCCGTCACCGAAGGCGGTGGCGTCGGGAGCCGACCTTGATCTCTCCCCCTTTAACTTTCCCGGTCTTGATGCCCCTCTGCTCGTCTTTGTCGACGGGATTTTCTCACCAGGGCTGTCGCATATCGACCGCCTTCCGATCGGGGTAACCGTCTCCCCCTTGGCTACCGCCTGGCTCGCATCACCCCATCTTGTGAAGCCGCATCTGGGGCATCTCGCCCAGAGCGGCGGGGAGCCTTTCACGGCCCTCAACGCCGCCCTCTTTGAGAACGGCGCCTTCATCCATGTCACCCCGCGCGTGGCGACAGGCGTTGTGCGTGTGCTTCACGTTGCCACTCAATTTTCAACGGAAGGATCTGAACGGCGGATGACGCCTCCAATGGCGCCTTCAATGGTGCACCCGCGCAGCCTCATTGTCGTTGACGAGAGCAGCGAGATCACCGTCATCGAGGATCGTGTCTCCCTCGGCGCGCAACCCGCCTTGGTCAATGCCGTCACCGAGATTGTTGTCGGCGCGAACGCCCGCGTCCACTATTACAATTTGGCCCGTGAGAACAAGGCGTCACTCGCCGTGGCTTCGGTCTATGCGTCGCAGGCGCGCGACAGCCACTTCGCATCACACACCGCGCTGCTCGGCGGCCGCCTTATCCGCAGCAACATCTACCCTGTACTGAACGGAGAAGGCTGTACCAGCCTGCTCAATGGCTTCTACATTCCGACCGGCTCGCAGCAGCATGATACGAACATGATTGTCCGCCACGCCGCCCCCCACGGCCGGAGCCGCCAATTCTATCGCGGCATCCTTGCCGATCAAAGCCGTGCTGTGTTCAGCGGCCGCATCATTGTTGAAGAAGGGGCCCAGCAGACCGATGCGAGACAAACCGACATGAATTTGCTTCTCTCCAACGAAGCCGTTGTCGACACAAAACCGCAGCTCGAGATTTACACCGACGATGTGAAATGCACCCACGGCGCGACCGTCGGCCAGCTCGACCCCGACGCCGTCTTTTATCTCAAGGCGCGCGGCATTCCCGAGGAACAGGCCCGCGGGCTATTAGTCTTTGCTTTCGTCAACGAGGTCCTTGACCGGATGGAGCTCGGCCCCGTTCGCGACGGCCTCGCCGCCCAGTTGCGCGAGCGGCTTGCGGGTACGGAACAATGAATAAAACCATAAACAAAATTCATAACGAAACCAGGCCTCCCCTCGACATGGCCCGGATCCGCGGGATGTTCCCCATCCTCTCACGAAGGATGGGCGGCCTGCCGCTTATCTATCTCGACTCGGCGGCCACCACCCACAAGCCGCGCCAGGTGATCGATGCGGTCAGCCGCTTCTATGAAGAATCGAACGCCAATGTGCACCGCGGCGTCCACCGGCTCAGCGCTGAAGCGACCGAGGCTTTTGAGACAGCGCGGGAGAAGATCCGCCGCCACCTGGGCGCCCGCGAGGCCGCTGAGGTCATCTGGGTTCGCGGCGCGACCGAAGCCATCAATCTTGTGGCGCAATCCTGGGGCCGCCCGCGACTCGGACCCGGCGACGAGATCCTCGTCACGGAGATGGAGCATCATTCCAATATCGTGCCGTGGCAGATGCTCGGCGAACAGACCGGCGCCGCGCTCAAAGTGGCGCCCATCGCTGATGACGGATCACTGCCGCTCGACGCCTTCAGCCGGATGCTCTCGCAGCGAACCCGGATGGTCGCCGTTGCGCACGCATCGAATGCCCTTGGAACAATCAACCCCATCAGGCGGATGGTTGACCTCGCGCACGCCGTGGGCGCCGTCGTCCTCGTCGACGGCGCGCAGGCGGCGGCCCACCTGCCCATTGATGTGACCGCCCTCGATTGCGATTTCTATGCGATCTCCGCTCACAAGATGTTCGGCCCCACCGGCATCGGAGCGCTCTACGGCAAGCGCAAGCATCTCGAGTCGATGCCGCCGTGGATGGGCGGCGGCGACATGATCAGCAATGTCTCGTTTCAAGGAACGACCTATAATGAGATCCCCTTCAAGTTTGAGGCGGGAACCCCCCATATCGCCGGGGCGATCGGGATGGGCGCCGCCGTCGATTTCATAGAGGAAGTGGGTCTGGATATCATCGCCGCCCATGAACGCGATCTGCTTGAAACCGGCACGCGGGCTCTCGAAAATCTCGATGGTTTAACAATTCTTGGGCGGGCGCCCGAGAAGACGGCCATTCTTTCCTTTGTCATGGATGGAATCCATCCCCACGATGTCGGCACCATCCTCGACGGGCGCGGCATCGCCGTCCGCACGGGCCACCACTGCGCCCAGCCGGTCTTGCAGCATTTCAATGTTCCGGCCACCACCCGCGCTTCGCTTTCAATTTATAATCTTCAGTCGGATCTGGAAGCCCTCGTCGAGGGGCTCCGCGAAGTCCGGGCGCTGTTCAGTTGATCTTTCGGAGGAAGCCATGGATACGGAACTGAGAGAACTCTACCAACAGGTCATTCTCGACCATCACAAGCATCCGCGGAATCACGGCGGCCTCAAGCGCTGCCACCGCCGGGCCGACGGTTACAATCCTCTGTGCGGCGACCGCATCCATGTGGAGCTTGCGCTCGATGGAGACGGCGTGGGAGACCGCGTCGAAGATGTCGGTTTCGCGGGCGAGGGCTGCGCGATCTGCACCGCCTCGGCCTCGATGATGACCGAGTGTCTCAAGGGGAAGACCACCGAGGAAGCGGTTCGTCTTTGCAAGAGGTTTCACGATCTCGTGATGGGCGGCGCACCTGCCGGAAAGGCGGAGAATATGGGAAAGCTCGAAGTATTTTCGGGCGTTCGCGAATTTCCGATGCGCGTCAAATGTGCAACCTTGCCATGGCATACACTTCAAGCGGCCCTCCGGGATGATAACGAAAGCGAGAACGAAGCCCATGCCGTCAGTACCAAATAGCGGCCCGCAAGGTCGTAATTCCGGCCCAATCGACGGCCGCAGATTCAGCACCCGTTTCGAAGGCCGCACCGAGCTTAAAGTTCCGATTGTGAAAGCCCTCAAAACGGTATTCGACCCCGAAATCCCCGTTGATATCTATGAGCTCGGCCTCATCTACAGCGTCCATGTCGACGAGAACGGCCGGACCCGGATTGAGATGACCCTCACTTCCCCCATGTGCCCTGAAGCTGAGAGACTCCCGCTCGAAGTCGAACTCAAAGTCTCGGCGGTCGAAGGCGTGTCAGGCGTCATTGTCGATCTTGTCTGGGATCCACCCTGGTCCCGGGAATTCATGTCCGAAGCGGCGCGGGTCGAGCTGGGGTTCTTCTAAGCCGATTGTCTCATTTTGATCGTACCGGATTTCAAGCGGTTTGTTTCGTTCGCCGGGGAATAAAAAAGAAGAAAAGAAGGATCAGCACGGCCAGGCTGACGGCGTTGGAGATCTTTCGGATGAGGGAGAGACTGGGAACGAGTTCGATCCGGTGTTCTCCTTCCGAGATCGGAATGACCATCGCCCCGAAGGCATCCGGGCGGGCGGGCACCCTGAGACCGTCCACACGGCATAGCAGATGGGGGTAGTAGGCATAAGCCAGCCGGAGAAAACCTTTATCCGGCGTGCGAATGACAAGATTTACCTTTTGACCGGTCCAATCGTGATGGAGACATTCCAATGGGTGAACAGATTCAGACCCGGCTGGATCGCCGCCTGAATCATATAGAGCGGCATCGCGCGGATTCCCTGATTCCCCATACGGATGATAAAAGCTTGCGGCCGATGCGTTGGGGAGATCGATCCGCATGGCATCGATCAACCCGAGAACGAATTCATTCCTCTCATACCGGCGCGGATCGAGTCCCGGGCGGAGGGTGAGTCCGGGAACTCCCTTCCAGAGCCTGGAAACCGAGTCGGGTATCGCGGCGAAATGCTTTGCAAAGAGAGCCGGATAAGTATACCTGAGCCGCAGACCGGGCATTTCCCCAATCCGCTCTGTGTAGAGATTCTCCCCCGCGGGAACCTTTGTATAACCCTTGCGATCCCCGGCGAGGATGAGACCGACATTCAAAAGCGCCAATCCCTCCGCCGACGGGCGATCGACCGCGCCGGTTCCATTGATCGAGAGGGCCGTCTTCATCAGTATCGCATTAGTATAGCGGAATGAAATTGTGCTTCCTTGAATGAAGGGGCCGACAACGGTGGGGATCGACGAGAGCGGGTAATAGCGCCAGGCCGAGAAGCTCATCTGCTCATTGATCAAAGGCCCTTCCGCCACGCGGCCTCCGGCCGGTGGAAGCGTATCACTGAGAACCGCCATCGTCTCATAGTCACGGCTTCTGAGATTCGCATCGGTTGTGTAGGTATTCATCAGGGCGAAGGCCCCTTGATCGATCAGGATGAGGAGCAATATGAAGAGACCGGCCCGGCCCGCGGCGGGCCCCGTGAGGAGAAGGATGCGGTGGATCGCGATACACGCGGGAATGATGAGACCGATGGCGAAGAAGCTCAGCGCCCGGTTTTCCCCTCCCCAAAACCAGTAATTGAGACAGGCGCCGCCGAGGAAAACAACCGCCAGCAGCCGGTCGGTTTTCCTACCCAGGAAAACGCCCAGCAGGGCGAGCGCCGGGAGGATCATCCCCTGGTACATTTGTCCAAGGGGGCTCCATCTCACAAAGTTCAACCAATCCCGTATCGGCGGCCCGACCGGCGTGGTCACAAGACGCGGCATATTCACCCAATCCCCCTCGATCAGGATCGGCAGCATCAAGGAGAGGCTCAAACAGAGGCCTAAAAAATGCGCCCCGGCGAGACGCCTCACGGAAGCGGCATGGAGGTTACCGCTCGATGCGAAATGATAAAGAAGAACCGAGAGGTAGAGAACCCAGATTGGAAGGAACGGCGCCAGCATTCCATAGTGCGCGTGGGGGAGGCATCCGAGGGCGCAGGCTAGCGCGGCGAGGTCTCTTCTATTCGGTCGTTCCATGAGCCTATAGGCGAAGAAAAACGCATAGGGAACGATGGCGAGAAAGAGAGCTCCCGTGATCCTTCCGTCCAGCATCACAATTTTGATGTTTTGGCGGAGGATGCAGGTGGCGAAGAGCGCGAGAACGGCGGGCAGTGATTTCCCCGTCCACGCCCTCAAGAAAAGAAAAATGCCGATCCCTCCGGCAAAATGGCAGATGAAGGCGAGCATTTTCCCGGAAAACATGAGATTGCCGAAGGCCCATGTCAGGGCGGCGAGGAGGACATTCGCCGCCTGTGAGTAGAATAATCCGAACGGGTATCCCATATACCATTGGAAGGCCCAGATCGGAAGCCGTCCCTGCTGAATTTCTTGAAGGAAATACTGCGCCCGATAGAGATGCGTTCCCGTATCCCCCAGGGTCATATCGCCGGGTGCGAGATAGATGGCCCCGGTGACCGCCGCCAGCGCACTCACAAAAAGAATCGGCCGGGACCCTGGACGATCCGCCTCAAAAAGAAACCCGCTTAAGGAACGCCTTCGCCACTCAAAGACGGCGAGAATCACTAAGACGGCAAAACCCGCCGTAACGGGTCCGATGAGGGATGGGGCGAGAATCCGCGCCATCGCCGTCCAATCGAGCATGCGGGCGCCGGATGCGGCGAACCTGCGGGACAATTCCCCTTTGACGGAAGG
This genomic window contains:
- a CDS encoding T9SS type A sorting domain-containing protein translates to MMNSPIRLLCDRMLSIGSLMAVLFTLASFLGHPAWGEILFWPARLDFQAGDGPGAMAIGDLDGDAIPDIVTADLNSDDIAVLLGQGDGTFAPASFFGAGDGPCSIAIGDLDGDTIPDLAIANAFSADIAVCLGMGDGTFTAPIFYDEGNGPRSVAIEDLDGDDIPDLAVADEASGDVAVFLGLGDGAFAVPAYIGAGSGAFSVAIGDLDGDTFPDLAVAVRNLDAVAVLLGNGDGTFTAADFFYVNDEPVFVAIDDLDGDEIPDLAVADYAADNIAILMGQGDGTFTNPGFFDAGINPVSVAIRDFDGDEIPDLAVAAEAAGSIGVLLGLGDGTFSAATFYGSGDGTAFVATDDLNGDHVPDLATANSGINTISVFLGLGDGTFATAPVTTSGDGSIAVAIDDFDGDGISDAAVADYNSDNISVLLGAGDGSFTVAGQFPSGDGPHSIAARDLNGDTIPDLVTANIWAHQIAVLLGLGDGTFADADLYNAGTYPSSVAIGDLDGNSTPDLAVVNRNSDNIAVFSGVGDGTFTLTAYFSTGDGPTSIAIVDLNGDDLPDLVETNVNSNNIGVLLGQVLGGFAPVVFYAAGDGPFAIAAGDLNGDTIPDIVAANDYSGDIAVFLGLGDGSFETAVLYRTGDGPFSVAIGDLDGDENPDLAVACGRSDNILILQGQGDGTFAEDAFYGGGDAPRSIAIGNFNGDTSPDLAVANLNSNNLTILLGGRPASSVENPADAIAFPFNVKVSPNPFRTRADITFELGRSAEVQLAVYDIAGRRIDSLLNRTLPAGAHSISWHGVRNLEKRASGIYFITLTVDKRMASRRVIYLRPHS
- the sufD gene encoding Fe-S cluster assembly protein SufD; the protein is MTVETRTAETPIVRTQTQNVWLDAADELAAGRGAAAPDWIRRIRAEGRLRLAEVGLPGPHDEDWRLTNGKPITEGRFRIPSPKAVASGADLDLSPFNFPGLDAPLLVFVDGIFSPGLSHIDRLPIGVTVSPLATAWLASPHLVKPHLGHLAQSGGEPFTALNAALFENGAFIHVTPRVATGVVRVLHVATQFSTEGSERRMTPPMAPSMVHPRSLIVVDESSEITVIEDRVSLGAQPALVNAVTEIVVGANARVHYYNLARENKASLAVASVYASQARDSHFASHTALLGGRLIRSNIYPVLNGEGCTSLLNGFYIPTGSQQHDTNMIVRHAAPHGRSRQFYRGILADQSRAVFSGRIIVEEGAQQTDARQTDMNLLLSNEAVVDTKPQLEIYTDDVKCTHGATVGQLDPDAVFYLKARGIPEEQARGLLVFAFVNEVLDRMELGPVRDGLAAQLRERLAGTEQ
- a CDS encoding DUF59 domain-containing protein, whose translation is MPSVPNSGPQGRNSGPIDGRRFSTRFEGRTELKVPIVKALKTVFDPEIPVDIYELGLIYSVHVDENGRTRIEMTLTSPMCPEAERLPLEVELKVSAVEGVSGVIVDLVWDPPWSREFMSEAARVELGFF
- the sufC gene encoding Fe-S cluster assembly ATPase SufC → MIEIQNLHASIGGKEILKGIDLVIGSGEVHSIMGPNGSGKSTLAQVIAGRETYNVTAGRVILDGKNILEMSADERAREGVFMAFQYPVEIPGVSTLEFLKAAYNAKREQHGQEEADAFDFLSLVREKLAVVNMDESLLRRSVNAGFSGGEKKKHEIFQMAVLEPRFAILDETDSGLDIDALRIVSEGINLLRSPERSILLITHYQRLLDYVKPDRVHVLMDGRIIQTGGPELALELEKSGYAGIEEEAASPALGSA
- a CDS encoding SUF system NifU family Fe-S cluster assembly protein, yielding MDTELRELYQQVILDHHKHPRNHGGLKRCHRRADGYNPLCGDRIHVELALDGDGVGDRVEDVGFAGEGCAICTASASMMTECLKGKTTEEAVRLCKRFHDLVMGGAPAGKAENMGKLEVFSGVREFPMRVKCATLPWHTLQAALRDDNESENEAHAVSTK
- the sufB gene encoding Fe-S cluster assembly protein SufB, with the protein product MTSSQKTVEDFAQQKYKYGFVTDIEQDLLPPGLNENIVREISRRKGEPGWLLEWRLSAYQTWLDMKEPHWPKLTYTSPDYQGISYWAAPKSDKNRPARLDEVDPKLLETYKKLGIPLNEQMALAGVAVDAVFDSVSVATTFKGKLDELGIIFCPFSEAVRKHPHLVRTYLGSVVPRGDNFFAALNSAVFSDGSFVYIPEGVRCPMELSTYFRINASKTGQFERTLIIADKGAQVSYLEGCTAPMRDENQLHAAVVELVAHEDAQIKYSTIQNWYPGDENGVGGIYNFVTKRGMCRGDRSRISWTQVETGSAITWKYPSCVLKGDDSVGEFHSVALTSGRQQADTGTKMIHIGKNTRSTIISKGISAGHGQNTYRGLVRVNPGAENARNYTQCDSMLIGDRCGAHTFPVIDVRNASAQVEHEASTAKIGEDQLFYCHQRGIETEDAVSMIVNGFCKEVFRELPMEFAVEARKLLSVSLEGSVG
- a CDS encoding Rrf2 family transcriptional regulator, translating into MFGFTRKTDYALVALVGLAEPPVKEADQQSARQIAERFDLPLPALMGILKCLMGVGLVRSTRGPRGGYSLARKPADISVNDVVSAIEGPVSVTNCCNASATRGARVPGDGSTHCRIQGRCPISISVRGLNRQIGDYLSHVTLADLMRNDGRPFASSEPTSLHPASGSLKEEAQ
- a CDS encoding cysteine desulfurase, whose protein sequence is MNKTINKIHNETRPPLDMARIRGMFPILSRRMGGLPLIYLDSAATTHKPRQVIDAVSRFYEESNANVHRGVHRLSAEATEAFETAREKIRRHLGAREAAEVIWVRGATEAINLVAQSWGRPRLGPGDEILVTEMEHHSNIVPWQMLGEQTGAALKVAPIADDGSLPLDAFSRMLSQRTRMVAVAHASNALGTINPIRRMVDLAHAVGAVVLVDGAQAAAHLPIDVTALDCDFYAISAHKMFGPTGIGALYGKRKHLESMPPWMGGGDMISNVSFQGTTYNEIPFKFEAGTPHIAGAIGMGAAVDFIEEVGLDIIAAHERDLLETGTRALENLDGLTILGRAPEKTAILSFVMDGIHPHDVGTILDGRGIAVRTGHHCAQPVLQHFNVPATTRASLSIYNLQSDLEALVEGLREVRALFS